The Caproicibacterium lactatifermentans genome contains a region encoding:
- the rimI gene encoding ribosomal protein S18-alanine N-acetyltransferase, with the protein MSILLKIVPMAEIHIAALAEIERLCFSAPWTEEGLRAELVCSTAVFQVALLEGIPVGYGGMHFVCGEGYIDNIAVLPSARRQGVGRRLVQTLLSYAESQNGAFVTLEVRESNLPALTLYRSLGFLPVGRRPHFYTHPEEAALLLTRRFLPKRPYFEGRNR; encoded by the coding sequence ATGAGTATTCTGTTGAAAATTGTCCCTATGGCAGAAATACACATTGCGGCACTGGCGGAGATTGAACGCCTGTGTTTTTCCGCCCCGTGGACGGAAGAGGGCTTGCGGGCGGAACTTGTCTGCAGCACCGCTGTCTTTCAGGTAGCGCTGCTGGAGGGCATTCCCGTTGGCTACGGCGGCATGCATTTTGTCTGCGGCGAAGGATACATTGACAACATCGCTGTGCTTCCCTCTGCACGGCGGCAGGGCGTTGGCCGTAGGCTGGTGCAAACTTTGCTAAGCTATGCTGAAAGCCAAAACGGTGCCTTTGTCACGCTGGAAGTGCGTGAAAGCAATCTGCCGGCGCTGACACTTTACCGGTCGCTGGGGTTTCTGCCCGTTGGGCGGCGGCCGCATTTCTACACTCATCCGGAAGAAGCTGCCCTGCTGTTAACCCGCCGTTTTCTCCCAAAACGGCCCTATTTTGAGGGCCGCAACCGTTAG
- a CDS encoding alpha-hydroxy-acid oxidizing protein, producing the protein MTYQELQEKARAAFGGSCLACPVCNGLGCKNRMPGPGAKGTGDTSARNYAKWQEIRINMDTLCGNAPVDTVCRLFGRDFRYPFFAGPVGAVNLHYSDVCDDVRYNDILVASCTENGIAAFTGDGTNPKVMQAATAAVRKADGVGVPTVKPWNIDTIREKMELVKASGCFAVAMDVDAAGLPFLKNQTPPAGSKSVPELHDIIALTEGKPFIVKGIMTVRGAEKAAKAGATAIVVSNHGGRVLDQCPATAEVLPEIAAAMKGSGLKILVDGGIRSGVDIFKALACGADAVLIARPFVTAVYGGAAEGVKVTIDKYAAELVDTMQMCGAHTLAEITPDMVRLPK; encoded by the coding sequence ATGACTTATCAAGAACTGCAGGAAAAAGCCCGCGCTGCCTTTGGCGGCAGCTGCCTAGCCTGCCCGGTGTGCAATGGCCTCGGCTGCAAAAACCGAATGCCCGGCCCGGGCGCGAAAGGAACCGGCGACACCTCCGCCCGCAACTACGCGAAGTGGCAGGAAATTCGCATCAATATGGATACCCTGTGCGGCAATGCTCCTGTGGACACGGTCTGCCGCCTGTTCGGCCGTGACTTTCGATATCCATTTTTTGCTGGCCCAGTTGGTGCTGTCAATCTGCACTACTCCGATGTATGTGACGATGTGCGCTACAATGATATTTTGGTTGCCTCCTGCACGGAAAACGGCATTGCCGCCTTCACCGGCGATGGCACGAACCCCAAAGTCATGCAGGCTGCAACAGCAGCCGTACGCAAAGCGGACGGCGTAGGCGTGCCCACCGTAAAGCCGTGGAATATCGACACCATTCGTGAAAAAATGGAGCTTGTCAAAGCCTCCGGCTGCTTTGCCGTAGCCATGGATGTGGACGCAGCCGGTCTGCCGTTTCTCAAAAACCAGACACCACCGGCCGGCAGCAAAAGTGTTCCGGAACTGCACGATATTATTGCCCTAACCGAGGGCAAACCGTTTATCGTCAAAGGCATTATGACTGTCCGCGGCGCGGAAAAGGCGGCTAAAGCAGGTGCTACTGCCATTGTCGTTTCCAACCACGGCGGTCGCGTGCTGGACCAATGTCCCGCCACGGCCGAAGTCCTGCCGGAAATTGCCGCCGCCATGAAAGGCAGCGGTTTGAAAATTTTAGTAGACGGTGGCATTCGCAGCGGTGTCGATATCTTTAAGGCATTGGCGTGCGGCGCGGACGCTGTGCTGATTGCCCGCCCGTTTGTAACCGCTGTGTACGGCGGAGCGGCGGAAGGCGTAAAGGTCACGATTGACAAATACGCCGCCGAACTTGTGGACACCATGCAGATGTGCGGCGCACATACGCTGGCGGAAATCACACCTGACATGGTCCGCCTGCCAAAGTAA
- a CDS encoding phosphoenolpyruvate carboxykinase (GTP): MTNNQSVLSWLQKVKDLVKPADVMWIDGTEEQLEMLRKTAVQTGEMIKLNQEKMPGCYLHRTAENDVARVEGRTFICSRKEEDAGPTNHWMDPQKCYKMLFDIARGSYAGRTMYIIPYSMGPVGSPFAKVGVEVTDSIYVVLNMSIMTRVGNKIWDVLGDSNDWVRGLHCKCNVDPDKRYICQFPEDNTIISVNSAYGGNVLLGKKCFALRIASYQGKQEGWMAEHMLILGIQNPKGEIKYVSAAFPSGCGKTNLAMLIPPEGFRKKGYKIFTVGDDIAWMRIGPDGRLWAINPENGFFGIAPGTNNKSNPNALATTRKGTIFTNVALNKDDNTVWWEGLDKNPPENGVDWKGRPWNGKTSKEKGAHPNSRFTAPAKNCPCISPEFDKGTGVPISAIIFGGRRAQTTPLVYQSRGWNNGVFVGSIMASETTAAASGAVGVVRRDPMAMLPFCGYNMGDYFAHWIEMGKKLGDKAPKIFNVNWFRLDKDGNFLWPGFGDNLRVLDWILDRCDGKANSVETPIGYVPTPEDIDMTGLEDAVSPETMKDILTVDKDQWRKEADAITEHYKKFGDRLPKELSAELAALKQRLQ, translated from the coding sequence ATGACAAATAATCAATCTGTACTGAGTTGGCTCCAAAAAGTGAAGGACCTAGTTAAACCGGCGGACGTCATGTGGATAGACGGCACAGAGGAACAGCTGGAAATGCTGCGGAAAACAGCTGTTCAAACCGGGGAAATGATTAAGCTGAATCAGGAAAAGATGCCCGGCTGCTACCTGCACCGTACAGCGGAAAACGATGTGGCCCGTGTGGAGGGCCGCACCTTTATCTGCTCCCGCAAAGAGGAGGACGCCGGCCCTACCAACCACTGGATGGACCCGCAGAAGTGCTACAAAATGCTGTTTGATATTGCGCGCGGCAGTTACGCCGGCCGCACTATGTATATCATTCCTTACTCCATGGGACCTGTTGGTTCTCCGTTTGCAAAGGTCGGTGTGGAAGTCACCGACTCTATTTATGTCGTTTTGAATATGTCCATTATGACCCGTGTGGGAAATAAAATTTGGGACGTACTGGGTGACAGCAATGACTGGGTACGCGGTCTGCACTGCAAGTGCAATGTTGACCCGGACAAACGCTACATCTGCCAGTTCCCAGAGGACAACACCATTATCTCCGTTAACTCTGCCTACGGCGGCAACGTTCTGCTGGGCAAAAAATGCTTTGCACTGCGCATTGCCTCTTATCAGGGCAAACAGGAAGGCTGGATGGCAGAACATATGCTGATTCTCGGCATCCAGAACCCCAAGGGCGAAATCAAATATGTTTCGGCAGCGTTCCCGTCCGGCTGCGGCAAAACAAACCTTGCCATGCTCATTCCGCCGGAGGGTTTCCGCAAAAAAGGCTATAAAATCTTTACCGTCGGCGATGACATTGCGTGGATGCGCATTGGTCCGGACGGCCGTCTGTGGGCTATCAACCCGGAAAACGGATTCTTCGGCATTGCCCCCGGCACCAATAATAAATCCAACCCCAACGCCCTCGCAACTACCCGCAAAGGCACCATCTTCACCAACGTTGCGCTCAATAAAGACGACAACACTGTTTGGTGGGAAGGTTTGGACAAAAATCCGCCGGAGAACGGCGTAGACTGGAAGGGCCGCCCGTGGAACGGAAAAACCAGCAAGGAAAAGGGCGCACACCCCAACAGCCGCTTTACTGCGCCGGCAAAGAACTGTCCCTGCATCAGCCCTGAATTTGATAAGGGAACCGGTGTTCCGATTTCTGCCATCATCTTCGGCGGCCGCCGCGCCCAGACAACACCTTTAGTGTACCAGTCCCGCGGCTGGAACAACGGCGTATTCGTCGGTTCCATTATGGCCTCCGAAACCACCGCAGCCGCCAGCGGTGCCGTTGGTGTGGTCCGGCGTGACCCCATGGCCATGCTGCCATTCTGCGGCTATAACATGGGCGACTACTTTGCGCACTGGATTGAAATGGGCAAGAAGCTAGGCGACAAGGCGCCAAAGATTTTCAACGTCAACTGGTTCCGTCTGGACAAGGACGGGAACTTCCTGTGGCCGGGCTTCGGCGACAATCTGCGTGTACTGGATTGGATTCTTGACCGTTGCGACGGCAAGGCTAATTCTGTGGAAACACCAATCGGCTATGTTCCAACACCAGAAGACATCGACATGACCGGTCTGGAGGACGCTGTCAGCCCGGAAACCATGAAAGATATTCTGACTGTCGATAAGGACCAGTGGCGGAAAGAAGCCGACGCAATCACCGAACACTACAAAAAGTTCGGCGACAGACTGCCGAAGGAGCTATCCGCCGAGCTGGCGGCCTTAAAACAGCGCCTGCAGTAA
- a CDS encoding 16S rRNA (uracil(1498)-N(3))-methyltransferase, which produces MPRFFISPLTGTQATLTGEDARHISRSLRMHPGEALTLCDGMGHDYQGEITEVTPDIVSVHILSAANNQTEPSVHVTLYQGIPKSTKMDFIVQKAVELGVFRVVPTLTSRCVSRPDGKTSAKKVQRWQKIACEAAKQSGRGILPEVAPCISLQQAVCTAPGKCLLFYEGGGVSLTDAVNRVDSEISIFIGPEGGFSTEEVRLVQDAGGQAATLGPRILRTETAPLAALTAVMLLTGNM; this is translated from the coding sequence ATGCCCCGTTTTTTCATTTCCCCGCTGACCGGCACCCAGGCCACTCTGACCGGCGAGGACGCACGCCATATTTCCAGAAGTCTGCGAATGCACCCCGGCGAAGCGCTGACACTGTGCGACGGCATGGGCCACGACTATCAGGGAGAAATTACAGAAGTTACCCCGGACATCGTATCGGTTCATATCCTTTCTGCCGCGAATAATCAGACCGAGCCGAGCGTTCATGTTACCCTGTATCAGGGAATCCCCAAAAGTACAAAAATGGATTTTATCGTACAGAAAGCGGTGGAACTCGGCGTTTTCCGCGTGGTCCCCACGCTGACTTCCCGCTGCGTTTCCCGACCGGACGGCAAAACTTCCGCAAAAAAAGTGCAGCGCTGGCAGAAAATCGCCTGCGAAGCGGCCAAACAGAGCGGCCGCGGCATTTTGCCGGAGGTTGCCCCCTGCATTTCCCTTCAGCAGGCGGTATGCACCGCACCGGGGAAATGTCTGCTGTTTTATGAGGGCGGCGGTGTTTCTCTGACCGACGCTGTCAATCGGGTCGATTCGGAAATCAGCATCTTTATTGGTCCGGAGGGCGGCTTTTCCACAGAGGAAGTGCGCCTTGTGCAGGACGCGGGCGGCCAAGCCGCTACCCTTGGGCCGCGTATTCTGCGCACAGAAACAGCACCACTTGCCGCGCTGACGGCAGTTATGCTGCTGACTGGAAATATGTAA
- the ymfI gene encoding elongation factor P 5-aminopentanone reductase has product METALVTGGSRGIGAAVCRRLAAEGCRVIVNYHTHKEDAEKLAEEIGGLAVQADVADRAACENLFEQAGNVDILVNNAGVAQQKLFTDITEEEWNRLFAVDVSGVFHCCQLALPYMIHVKRGSIINISSMWGQTGGSCEVHYSAAKAAVIGLTKALAKELGPSHIRVNCIAPGVIDTEMNAMHGPQVLQELAEDTPLERLGAPEDIAAAAAFLAGKDASFITGQVLSVNGGFVI; this is encoded by the coding sequence ATGGAAACTGCACTGGTCACTGGCGGAAGCCGCGGTATCGGCGCGGCGGTCTGCCGCCGTCTTGCCGCAGAGGGCTGCCGCGTTATTGTAAATTACCACACACACAAGGAAGACGCGGAAAAATTGGCCGAAGAAATCGGAGGGCTGGCCGTGCAAGCGGACGTTGCCGACCGTGCCGCCTGCGAAAATTTATTTGAGCAGGCTGGCAACGTTGATATTCTTGTCAACAACGCCGGCGTTGCCCAGCAAAAACTTTTTACAGACATTACCGAGGAGGAGTGGAACCGTCTGTTCGCTGTAGATGTGAGCGGCGTGTTTCACTGCTGTCAGCTTGCCCTGCCATACATGATTCATGTTAAGCGCGGCAGCATCATCAACATCTCCTCCATGTGGGGACAGACCGGCGGTTCCTGTGAAGTGCACTATTCCGCGGCAAAGGCTGCTGTCATCGGTCTGACAAAAGCACTGGCAAAGGAGCTTGGTCCCAGCCACATTCGTGTCAATTGCATTGCGCCCGGCGTTATCGATACGGAAATGAATGCCATGCACGGCCCGCAGGTCCTGCAGGAATTGGCGGAGGATACCCCTCTGGAACGACTGGGGGCACCGGAAGACATTGCCGCTGCCGCCGCTTTTCTTGCTGGAAAGGACGCTTCTTTCATCACCGGACAGGTGCTCAGCGTAAACGGCGGATTTGTTATATAA
- a CDS encoding PTS transporter subunit IIABC has protein sequence MKKEHKVFGVLQRVGRSFMLPLALLPIAGLLLGIGSSFTNETMLAAYGLSHVIYKGGALYTILDIMSKTGSAVFNNLPLLFAIGVSIGMAKKEKAVAALSSAVAYLIMNTAISTLITAKGGVSAMPANSTISVLGITTLQMGVFGGIIVGLGVAALHNRFYEIQLPQVLSFFGGTHFIPIISSVTFLLVGILMFFVWPIIQTGIAALGSLVLGSGYLGTWIYGVIERALIPFGLHHVFYLPFWQTAVGGTATIDGNVVSGAQNIFFAELASKSTQQFSVSATRFMSGKFPLMIFGLPGAALAMYKCARKDKRKEVGGLLLSAALTSMLTGITEPIEFTFLFVATPLYAVHCVLAGASYMLMHILNVGVGMTFSGGLIDLTLFGIMQGNAKTHWIWVIIIGIAYFFLYYFLFRFMIRKFNYKTPGRDDDAEVKLYTRADVDEKRKSQKSGGDAVSALILRGLGGKTNLVDLDSCATRLRVTVSDSSKVDQSLLKQSGASGVICRGDGIQVVYGPQVSVIKSKLEDYMDTPESDQPDAGASPVAAKAEKVSGTKKKDVMLSACMNGTATPIEKVNDEAFASCVLGKGAAIEPADGCLYAPADGTISTLFDTKHAVGMTTDDGAEVLMHIGIDTVKLDGKYYEYHVRKDEKVHKGDLLVTFDLEAVKAAGYQTTTPVIVCNTDDYQSVQLAASGNVKVGDDFLQLKA, from the coding sequence ATGAAGAAAGAACACAAAGTCTTTGGAGTTCTGCAGCGGGTTGGCAGGTCCTTTATGCTGCCGCTTGCACTGCTCCCAATCGCAGGTTTGCTGCTGGGAATCGGCAGTTCTTTTACAAACGAAACCATGTTGGCGGCCTATGGCCTTAGCCATGTGATATACAAAGGCGGTGCTCTCTACACCATACTGGATATCATGAGCAAAACAGGAAGTGCAGTATTTAATAACCTGCCGCTGCTGTTTGCAATTGGTGTTTCTATCGGTATGGCAAAAAAAGAGAAGGCCGTTGCGGCCCTTTCCAGTGCAGTTGCTTATTTGATTATGAACACAGCGATTAGCACACTGATTACGGCCAAAGGCGGTGTCAGTGCAATGCCGGCCAACTCAACTATTTCTGTATTGGGTATTACTACTTTGCAGATGGGTGTTTTCGGCGGTATTATTGTTGGTCTTGGTGTTGCCGCTCTGCATAACCGTTTCTATGAGATTCAGCTGCCACAGGTACTGTCTTTCTTTGGCGGCACTCATTTTATACCGATTATTTCATCTGTTACATTTTTGCTTGTCGGCATATTGATGTTCTTTGTCTGGCCCATTATCCAGACTGGAATTGCCGCGCTTGGCAGTTTGGTGTTAGGTTCCGGCTATCTCGGGACATGGATTTATGGTGTGATTGAGCGCGCTTTAATTCCGTTTGGTTTGCATCATGTATTTTACCTGCCGTTCTGGCAGACAGCTGTCGGCGGCACAGCTACCATTGACGGCAATGTCGTTTCTGGTGCTCAGAATATTTTCTTTGCAGAGCTTGCTTCTAAGTCAACACAACAGTTTTCCGTTTCCGCGACGCGCTTTATGTCCGGAAAATTCCCGCTTATGATTTTTGGGTTACCTGGTGCGGCGCTTGCCATGTACAAATGTGCCCGCAAAGATAAACGGAAGGAAGTAGGAGGACTGCTTCTTTCCGCAGCGCTCACATCTATGCTGACAGGCATTACAGAACCAATCGAGTTTACTTTCCTGTTTGTAGCAACGCCGCTGTATGCAGTTCACTGTGTACTGGCAGGTGCTTCCTATATGTTGATGCACATACTGAATGTTGGTGTCGGAATGACTTTTTCCGGCGGACTGATTGATTTGACACTGTTCGGAATTATGCAGGGAAATGCCAAAACACATTGGATTTGGGTAATTATTATTGGTATCGCTTATTTCTTCCTGTATTACTTCCTTTTCCGGTTCATGATTCGGAAATTCAACTATAAAACACCGGGCCGTGACGACGATGCAGAAGTCAAACTTTACACCCGTGCAGATGTGGATGAGAAGAGAAAATCTCAAAAGTCCGGCGGTGACGCTGTCAGTGCACTGATTCTGCGCGGCCTTGGTGGGAAAACGAATCTTGTCGATTTGGACAGCTGTGCAACACGCCTGCGTGTGACCGTTTCGGACAGCAGCAAAGTGGACCAGTCCCTGCTGAAACAGAGCGGAGCGTCCGGTGTTATTTGCAGGGGAGACGGCATTCAGGTCGTTTATGGACCACAGGTATCCGTTATTAAGTCCAAGCTGGAAGACTATATGGATACACCAGAATCTGACCAGCCAGATGCTGGTGCATCGCCCGTTGCTGCGAAAGCGGAAAAAGTTTCTGGTACCAAAAAGAAAGATGTGATGCTTAGCGCATGCATGAATGGCACCGCTACGCCGATAGAAAAGGTAAACGATGAGGCATTTGCAAGCTGTGTCCTTGGCAAAGGCGCTGCGATTGAACCAGCAGATGGCTGCCTGTATGCACCGGCAGATGGTACAATTTCTACTTTGTTCGATACAAAGCATGCGGTTGGCATGACCACAGACGACGGTGCAGAAGTATTGATGCACATAGGCATTGATACCGTCAAACTTGATGGCAAATATTATGAATATCATGTTCGTAAAGATGAAAAAGTCCATAAAGGTGATTTGCTGGTAACCTTTGACCTGGAAGCAGTCAAAGCCGCAGGCTATCAGACAACGACGCCGGTTATTGTCTGTAATACGGACGATTATCAGTCTGTACAGTTAGCAGCATCAGGCAATGTGAAAGTAGGGGACGATTTTCTACAGCTGAAGGCGTAA
- the tsaD gene encoding tRNA (adenosine(37)-N6)-threonylcarbamoyltransferase complex transferase subunit TsaD, whose amino-acid sequence MKILALESSCDETAAAVVEDGRKILSSVVASQVEEHKLYGGVVPEIASRRHCEAVVPVTQKALEDANLTLADVDAIGVTYAPGLIGALLVGVNFAKGLAMASGKPLVPVHHLRGHVAANYLTSPELTPPFLCLVVSGGHTHIVQVADYTKITVLGQTRDDAAGEAFDKAARAMGMPYPGGIELDETAEGGDEKAFHLPRPHVDGSLYDFSFSGLKTAVINLIHNADQRGETLSIPDLAASYRCAVVDCLECNFVRAAEDTGAKTLVLAGGVSANRLLRRRLTHTCAERGWGFFCPALPLCGDNAAMIGSQAYYEFLAGHTAGNDLNARPEMPMEENN is encoded by the coding sequence ATGAAAATACTCGCATTAGAAAGTTCCTGTGATGAAACCGCCGCTGCTGTCGTAGAGGACGGCCGCAAAATTCTCTCCAGTGTAGTGGCCTCTCAGGTAGAAGAACATAAACTGTATGGCGGAGTTGTGCCGGAAATTGCCAGCCGCCGCCACTGTGAAGCCGTCGTCCCCGTTACCCAAAAGGCACTGGAGGATGCAAACCTGACGCTGGCCGACGTGGACGCCATCGGTGTCACCTATGCACCGGGACTTATCGGCGCACTGCTGGTCGGCGTTAACTTTGCAAAAGGGCTTGCCATGGCTTCCGGCAAACCGCTGGTGCCGGTGCACCACCTGCGCGGGCACGTCGCCGCCAACTATCTGACCAGCCCAGAGCTGACGCCGCCGTTTCTGTGTCTGGTGGTTTCCGGCGGGCACACACACATTGTACAGGTCGCGGACTACACCAAAATTACCGTTCTGGGCCAAACACGCGACGATGCCGCCGGCGAAGCCTTCGATAAAGCCGCGCGTGCCATGGGCATGCCTTACCCCGGCGGCATTGAGCTGGACGAAACCGCCGAGGGCGGCGACGAAAAGGCTTTTCACCTGCCGCGCCCACATGTGGACGGCTCCCTCTACGATTTCAGCTTTTCCGGCCTGAAAACCGCGGTCATTAACCTGATTCACAACGCGGACCAGCGTGGCGAAACGCTGTCCATTCCGGACCTTGCCGCTTCATACCGCTGTGCTGTTGTGGACTGTTTGGAGTGCAACTTCGTCCGTGCCGCCGAGGACACCGGCGCCAAAACGCTGGTACTGGCGGGCGGTGTCAGCGCAAACCGCCTTCTGCGCCGCCGCCTGACACACACCTGTGCGGAACGCGGCTGGGGCTTTTTCTGCCCGGCCCTGCCGCTGTGCGGAGACAACGCCGCTATGATTGGCTCCCAGGCTTATTATGAATTTTTAGCTGGACATACCGCCGGAAATGACTTGAATGCGCGCCCCGAAATGCCCATGGAAGAAAATAATTGA
- a CDS encoding peptide ABC transporter substrate-binding protein, producing the protein MKRIWALLCCIILLVSSLAGCGTPKNANKNIRVWLTEEPSTLDPQVAQGSGAATVISALYEGLCRLDANGKAVPGAAESWQADSTNTEFTFHLRSNAVWNGNVKALTGENTKDTTPTPLTASDFVFAWQRALEPATASPSCTSMMCIENAAQIHTGSLSADNLGVTAKDSHTLVVHLRYSCPEFPQLTAQSVFMPCNQAFFTYASGRYGMDRATILGNGPFSIPNYGWNHDQDLALKRTDTYVGRTAALPASIAFTIGDIPASDTSSSAVSAAADTGSAASTTLNAVQALTGNKLEIASLDLSLESTAKKAGMTVTSFQDTTCGLCFHTGGTFQSAALRRAFVQTLNRSALMKLIPTGTSQAEGILPLDMQFGGKTYRTQAGSMYLQQSSAAAAQGRSLLPNGKKITLLCTDQTKALASEMLACWNQAFQTYFSLHSVSEANLLSSVSSGNYDMAIYPYTPTSFDACTALSAFQSNQSGNFTQLKDSSYDQLLQSTGISAATLAQAEKYLSENAVFYPLYSTRHDYAALPSVTGVVYRPFGGGLDLCDAGIND; encoded by the coding sequence TTGAAGCGTATATGGGCACTTTTGTGCTGCATTATCCTGCTGGTGAGTTCTTTAGCCGGATGCGGCACCCCGAAAAATGCAAATAAAAATATCCGTGTATGGCTGACCGAAGAGCCGTCTACACTGGACCCCCAGGTCGCACAGGGCAGCGGCGCAGCGACCGTTATTTCTGCCCTGTACGAGGGCCTTTGCCGGCTGGACGCAAACGGAAAGGCGGTTCCCGGCGCGGCAGAATCGTGGCAGGCAGACAGCACAAACACCGAGTTCACCTTTCACCTGCGCAGCAATGCTGTCTGGAACGGCAATGTAAAGGCTTTGACCGGCGAAAACACGAAGGATACGACTCCTACCCCATTGACCGCAAGCGACTTTGTCTTTGCGTGGCAGCGTGCGCTGGAGCCCGCCACCGCATCGCCTTCCTGCACCTCTATGATGTGTATTGAAAACGCAGCACAGATTCACACTGGTTCGCTTTCGGCAGATAACCTAGGTGTAACAGCAAAGGACAGTCATACCCTAGTGGTGCATCTGCGCTACTCCTGCCCGGAGTTCCCGCAGCTGACAGCACAAAGCGTTTTTATGCCCTGCAACCAGGCCTTTTTCACCTATGCCTCCGGCCGATACGGCATGGACCGCGCAACCATTCTGGGGAATGGACCGTTCAGCATTCCGAACTATGGCTGGAATCATGACCAGGACCTAGCACTGAAGCGCACCGATACCTATGTGGGACGCACTGCTGCGCTGCCCGCTTCCATTGCTTTCACCATCGGTGACATTCCCGCTTCCGACACTTCATCGTCCGCGGTATCTGCCGCAGCGGATACCGGCAGCGCCGCTTCCACAACGCTGAACGCGGTGCAGGCACTGACCGGAAACAAACTGGAAATCGCGTCGCTGGACCTTTCGCTGGAATCCACCGCCAAAAAGGCCGGCATGACCGTCACTTCTTTCCAAGACACCACCTGCGGGCTGTGTTTTCACACCGGCGGCACCTTCCAGTCAGCGGCGCTGCGGCGAGCCTTCGTCCAAACGCTGAACCGCTCCGCTTTAATGAAACTAATACCAACCGGCACCAGTCAAGCAGAGGGCATTCTGCCGCTGGATATGCAGTTCGGCGGAAAAACCTACCGGACACAGGCGGGCAGTATGTATTTGCAGCAGTCCTCCGCAGCGGCAGCCCAGGGACGCAGCCTGCTGCCAAATGGCAAAAAGATTACACTGCTGTGCACAGACCAAACCAAGGCGTTGGCAAGTGAAATGCTCGCCTGCTGGAACCAAGCGTTCCAGACTTATTTCAGTCTGCATTCTGTCAGCGAAGCCAACCTGCTTTCTTCTGTGAGCAGTGGGAATTACGATATGGCTATTTACCCCTATACCCCCACCTCTTTCGATGCCTGTACCGCTCTCTCTGCCTTTCAAAGCAACCAAAGCGGAAACTTTACACAGTTAAAGGATTCTTCCTATGACCAGCTGCTGCAAAGCACCGGCATTTCTGCCGCTACACTGGCGCAGGCCGAAAAATATTTAAGTGAGAACGCTGTTTTCTACCCATTGTACAGCACCCGCCACGATTATGCGGCGCTCCCCTCCGTTACAGGCGTGGTGTACCGCCCCTTTGGCGGCGGGCTGGACCTGTGCGACGCTGGAATCAATGACTGA
- a CDS encoding helix-turn-helix domain-containing protein, protein MNIEIANRLVQLRKKNGFSQEELAARLGISRQAVSKWERAESSPDTDNLILLARLYHISLDDLLKTDDPVESAQNTAQSEAPNWASTVPPSGPVDNVQPGTSEFSPALQNFIAAALLLAALLLQLLFIVIPPLNSLAESFFSPATALIYLILGCCFHLWHPGWLVFFMIPAFYAGITGAYPILVTILFLLLGFYRDKWHPAWILFTTIPIFYKLADYLHF, encoded by the coding sequence ATGAATATTGAAATCGCAAACCGGTTGGTTCAGCTGCGCAAAAAGAACGGCTTTTCTCAGGAAGAACTGGCGGCACGGCTTGGCATCAGCCGGCAGGCCGTTTCCAAATGGGAACGGGCGGAATCTTCACCGGACACCGACAACCTCATTCTGCTGGCAAGGCTCTACCATATTTCGCTGGATGACCTGCTGAAGACGGACGACCCAGTGGAATCAGCTCAAAACACTGCCCAAAGCGAAGCGCCGAATTGGGCCAGCACGGTTCCGCCAAGCGGTCCGGTTGATAACGTACAGCCGGGAACTTCCGAATTCTCCCCTGCTCTGCAGAATTTTATAGCCGCCGCGCTGCTGCTTGCCGCACTGCTGCTTCAGCTTTTATTCATTGTCATTCCGCCGCTGAACAGCCTTGCGGAAAGTTTCTTTTCGCCCGCCACTGCCCTGATATATCTGATTCTCGGCTGCTGCTTTCACTTATGGCACCCGGGCTGGCTGGTCTTCTTCATGATACCGGCCTTTTATGCGGGCATTACCGGCGCCTATCCCATTTTGGTTACGATTCTCTTTCTGCTGCTGGGTTTTTACCGTGACAAATGGCATCCGGCGTGGATCCTGTTTACCACCATTCCGATTTTTTACAAACTTGCCGATTATCTGCATTTTTAA